One Bacillus sp. 1780r2a1 DNA segment encodes these proteins:
- a CDS encoding PBP1A family penicillin-binding protein translates to MSDNYRSREERRRAMNDNKQTNKPQGNKKKEKKKGGIFRKIVAAVFILGIIGLIAGVGTFFALISDAPKVDDSVLKDSFSSKIYANDGKTVIKEVGGEKRTYVQYDEIPQTVKNAFIATEDVRFYKHHGIDFYRIGGAVVANFKEGFGSEGASTITQQVVKNSFLSPEKTVKRKVQEMWLSYQLERKYSKQQILEMYLNKIYFSTGEVYGIAKAAETFYGVTDLNDLTVDQAAMLAGLPKAPSTYNPYKNPENATKRRNTVLNLMAKNGFITQAEADQAKQVDVQANLVEQNEKTSKYDVFIDQVIEEVQEKTDANVSSSGLEIYTTLDVDAQDYVDQLMNNQIVTFPNDKFQAGLVVLDNETGAVEAIGGGRNRVAGGLNFATDIERQPGSTIKPVLDYGPAVEYLKWSTAEPIKDEPHQYSNGTQIRNFSRNYKGWVSAREALGRSLNIPALKAFQAVGADKAQEFGEGLGLELGESSGEKFAEAFSIGGFTEGVTPMELAGAYSAFANEGMFTKPYTVTKVKFSDGTELDLSPKPKRAMQDYTAFMVTDMMKSVVEAPYGTARAARVPGLEIAGKTGTSNFDAKEKASFNIPEGGVKDVWFSGFTPKYTVSVWTGYEKNSDGYIYSENEKAMAKNIFKQVITHVSQGEEKGSFKQPDSVVKRAVEKVSSKDVKKPSGATPKDSITYEYFVRGTEPTKVSQIFVEKEKEKKEKEAKEEKAKLSASFSEGSNAINVNWSGGDDETEFTVNMTSSDGASQTLADKGSAGSTSIPSPTPGATYSFSLSTNNAGSASASVKVPQSAEEEPEENDESQPGDEGQNPDEGTRPEDENDGEDTDQPDNDNSQNPDQGEQPETENPSQPPSQPGNGNNGNNGNGNGNGNNDNNGNNGNGNGQGNNQQPPATPDQQTENE, encoded by the coding sequence ATGTCAGATAATTATCGCTCGCGTGAAGAACGAAGACGAGCAATGAATGACAACAAACAAACGAACAAACCACAAGGAAACAAGAAAAAGGAAAAGAAAAAAGGCGGCATTTTCCGCAAGATTGTTGCTGCAGTCTTCATTTTAGGTATTATTGGACTGATAGCTGGTGTTGGAACATTTTTCGCTTTAATAAGCGATGCACCTAAAGTTGACGACTCTGTTTTAAAAGACTCGTTTTCATCTAAAATTTACGCAAACGATGGAAAAACAGTCATTAAAGAAGTCGGAGGCGAAAAGCGTACATACGTACAATATGATGAAATTCCTCAGACTGTTAAAAATGCGTTCATTGCAACCGAAGATGTTCGCTTTTATAAACACCATGGAATTGACTTTTATCGAATTGGTGGCGCTGTAGTAGCCAACTTTAAAGAAGGCTTTGGTTCAGAAGGCGCAAGTACCATTACGCAGCAGGTTGTTAAAAATTCATTCTTATCACCTGAAAAAACTGTAAAGCGTAAAGTGCAAGAAATGTGGCTTTCTTATCAGCTAGAGCGCAAATATTCAAAACAGCAAATTCTTGAAATGTATTTAAACAAAATTTACTTCTCGACTGGAGAAGTATACGGTATCGCAAAAGCAGCAGAAACGTTCTACGGCGTGACTGATTTAAACGATTTAACAGTTGATCAAGCCGCTATGCTCGCTGGATTGCCAAAAGCACCGTCAACATATAATCCGTATAAAAACCCAGAGAATGCTACAAAACGCCGTAACACAGTATTAAATTTAATGGCTAAAAACGGATTTATTACGCAAGCTGAAGCAGATCAAGCAAAGCAAGTTGATGTGCAGGCAAATTTAGTTGAACAAAACGAAAAAACGTCAAAATATGATGTGTTCATCGACCAGGTCATTGAAGAAGTACAAGAAAAAACAGATGCTAACGTCTCTTCTTCTGGATTAGAAATCTACACAACGCTTGACGTGGACGCACAAGATTATGTTGATCAATTAATGAATAATCAAATTGTCACCTTCCCTAACGATAAGTTCCAAGCCGGTCTTGTCGTGTTAGACAATGAGACAGGTGCAGTTGAAGCAATCGGTGGAGGTCGTAATCGTGTAGCTGGAGGTTTAAACTTTGCTACTGACATCGAGCGTCAACCAGGTTCAACAATTAAACCGGTTCTTGACTACGGACCTGCCGTTGAGTATTTAAAATGGTCTACCGCAGAACCAATCAAAGATGAACCTCATCAATACTCAAACGGTACACAAATCCGAAACTTCAGCCGCAACTATAAGGGCTGGGTATCTGCTCGTGAAGCGCTAGGACGTTCTTTAAATATCCCTGCTTTAAAAGCCTTCCAAGCCGTGGGAGCTGATAAAGCACAAGAATTTGGAGAAGGCCTAGGACTTGAGCTTGGCGAATCTAGCGGTGAGAAGTTTGCCGAAGCGTTTTCTATCGGTGGATTTACTGAAGGTGTTACGCCAATGGAACTAGCAGGTGCTTACAGTGCGTTTGCTAACGAAGGAATGTTCACAAAACCTTATACGGTAACAAAAGTGAAGTTCTCTGATGGTACAGAATTAGATCTATCACCAAAGCCTAAACGTGCAATGCAAGACTACACGGCGTTTATGGTAACAGACATGATGAAATCTGTTGTTGAAGCACCGTACGGAACGGCACGCGCAGCTCGTGTACCTGGCTTAGAAATCGCAGGTAAAACTGGAACATCTAACTTTGATGCAAAGGAAAAAGCAAGCTTTAATATTCCTGAAGGCGGCGTAAAAGACGTTTGGTTCTCAGGCTTTACTCCAAAGTACACGGTTTCAGTTTGGACAGGATACGAAAAGAATTCCGACGGCTATATTTATAGTGAAAATGAAAAAGCTATGGCAAAAAATATTTTCAAGCAGGTTATTACACACGTATCTCAAGGTGAAGAAAAAGGTAGCTTTAAACAGCCTGATAGTGTTGTAAAACGTGCTGTTGAAAAAGTCTCAAGTAAAGATGTGAAGAAACCAAGTGGTGCAACTCCAAAAGATTCAATTACGTATGAATACTTTGTACGAGGCACAGAGCCAACGAAAGTTTCTCAAATCTTTGTAGAAAAAGAGAAAGAAAAGAAAGAAAAAGAAGCGAAAGAAGAAAAAGCAAAACTTTCGGCTTCCTTCAGCGAAGGTTCTAATGCAATTAACGTTAACTGGTCAGGTGGAGATGATGAAACAGAGTTTACCGTCAATATGACTTCTTCTGATGGTGCAAGCCAAACATTAGCTGATAAAGGAAGTGCTGGCAGTACATCTATCCCATCACCTACTCCAGGTGCGACCTATAGCTTCAGTTTAAGTACAAATAATGCAGGCAGTGCAAGTGCTTCCGTAAAGGTACCACAATCTGCTGAAGAAGAGCCTGAAGAGAATGACGAATCTCAGCCTGGTGATGAAGGGCAAAACCCTGATGAGGGAACGCGTCCTGAAGATGAAAATGATGGTGAAGACACCGATCAGCCAGACAATGACAATTCACAAAACCCTGATCAAGGTGAGCAGCCAGAAACTGAAAATCCAAGTCAACCACCTAGCCAACCTGGAAACGGTAATAATGGAAACAACGGGAATGGTAATGGGAACGGCAATAATGACAATAATGGAAATAACGGCAACGGTAACGGCCAAGGAAACAACCAACAGCCTCCTGCTACTCCAGATCAACAAACTGAAAATGAATAA
- the recU gene encoding Holliday junction resolvase RecU: protein MIRYPNGKAYNPAKHPNSPSRAKVEPVYSNRGMTLEEDLNETNEYYLTQGIAVIHKKPTPIQIVNVDYPKRSAAVIKEAYFKQASTTDYNGVYNGKYIDFEAKETKNKTSFPLRNFHEHQIQHMHQIVKQNGISFVILMFTSLEEIYLFEAPSLFPYWQDMKKDGRKSIPKADIEKKGHLIELGYHPRIDYIKTIDKLYF, encoded by the coding sequence GTGATTCGTTATCCTAACGGAAAAGCATATAACCCTGCTAAACATCCCAACAGTCCTTCCCGGGCCAAAGTTGAGCCGGTATACAGTAATCGAGGTATGACTTTGGAAGAGGATTTAAATGAAACAAATGAGTATTATTTGACACAAGGAATAGCAGTGATTCACAAGAAACCCACACCGATTCAGATTGTGAACGTTGACTATCCTAAGCGAAGTGCTGCCGTTATTAAAGAGGCTTATTTTAAACAAGCTTCTACAACGGATTACAACGGGGTATATAACGGGAAATATATTGATTTCGAAGCAAAGGAAACAAAAAATAAAACGTCTTTTCCCTTACGAAATTTTCACGAACATCAAATTCAACATATGCACCAAATCGTGAAACAAAATGGAATCTCTTTCGTTATATTAATGTTTACTTCTTTGGAAGAAATATACCTTTTTGAAGCACCGTCCCTTTTTCCCTATTGGCAAGATATGAAAAAAGATGGACGAAAATCCATTCCAAAAGCCGATATTGAAAAAAAAGGACATTTAATCGAACTTGGTTACCATCCCAGAATCGATTACATAAAAACTATAGATAAATTGTATTTTTAA
- a CDS encoding DUF2515 domain-containing protein: MLTSFEQQVVDIIKRKTKQLNIDNISRTEAYATFYNNHPEIKWSFLASMVSRNAGWNMCDLQGKWFPELLSTETRDLLFLTYERANWLIFQDAFPQLLLYEVSKQHEKPYFHLLQYFYVSPFMYEKWTAFWGEKREIELMHALIINEQHIIEPAVVEHPFYQKKVFHRLLFHFQDSLHFSSVLFPTIEGEIYGCSVHSFTKVDERIKLGKKLGELLFSQALYPKFLQFSMSTVHTGSRVDYEQYIFHSKKRDTPYLRTTFPIVSHHEKKRAQWEISKRKEKKLMKELNLSLPTPITEWYQNKQKQLHVLVGIKKFFR, from the coding sequence ATGTTGACAAGCTTTGAACAGCAAGTAGTTGATATAATTAAGCGTAAAACAAAACAGCTGAACATTGATAATATATCAAGAACAGAAGCTTACGCAACTTTTTACAATAATCACCCTGAAATAAAGTGGTCGTTTCTAGCTAGCATGGTCTCACGAAACGCAGGCTGGAATATGTGTGATTTGCAGGGAAAGTGGTTTCCTGAGCTTCTATCTACGGAAACGCGAGATTTATTATTCTTAACGTACGAGCGAGCAAATTGGCTCATCTTTCAAGACGCTTTTCCGCAGCTTTTGTTATACGAAGTGTCAAAACAGCACGAGAAGCCTTATTTTCATCTTCTCCAATATTTTTATGTATCTCCATTCATGTACGAAAAATGGACTGCCTTTTGGGGAGAGAAAAGAGAAATTGAGCTCATGCATGCTCTCATTATTAATGAACAGCATATTATCGAGCCGGCAGTAGTAGAACATCCTTTCTATCAAAAGAAAGTGTTTCACCGCTTACTATTTCATTTTCAGGATTCTCTACATTTCAGCTCTGTTTTATTTCCTACAATAGAAGGTGAAATCTATGGGTGTTCTGTACATAGTTTCACCAAAGTAGATGAGCGAATTAAGCTTGGTAAAAAGCTTGGTGAACTGCTGTTTTCACAAGCTTTGTATCCAAAATTTCTTCAGTTTTCAATGTCCACTGTTCATACGGGATCACGTGTTGACTATGAACAGTACATATTTCATTCAAAAAAAAGAGATACACCTTATTTACGAACAACGTTTCCAATTGTTTCACATCATGAGAAAAAAAGAGCACAGTGGGAAATTTCAAAGCGTAAAGAGAAGAAACTGATGAAGGAGCTTAATTTATCTTTACCTACACCGATTACGGAGTGGTACCAAAATAAACAGAAGCAGCTGCATGTCTTGGTAGGAATAAAGAAGTTTTTTAGGTAG
- a CDS encoding YppE family protein, with amino-acid sequence MNSMIEATKVLHHYNELALTRLSNIKSKSEYEVNFFGEVKPYVDQFFNELDMWTDLVTKWLKETKPKYIHINQVDTLRENLQNVVLQSFYQETRDKRFKQMYQSNKYVLESILMND; translated from the coding sequence ATGAATTCAATGATTGAAGCAACAAAAGTACTACATCACTATAACGAGTTAGCTCTTACTCGTTTATCTAATATTAAAAGTAAGTCAGAGTATGAGGTGAATTTCTTTGGAGAAGTCAAACCATATGTTGATCAGTTTTTTAATGAGTTAGACATGTGGACGGATCTTGTTACCAAGTGGCTTAAAGAAACAAAGCCTAAATATATTCACATTAATCAAGTGGATACTCTTCGTGAAAACTTGCAAAACGTAGTGCTCCAGTCTTTTTATCAAGAGACGCGAGACAAGCGCTTTAAGCAAATGTATCAGTCAAATAAGTACGTATTAGAGTCCATTCTAATGAATGATTAA
- a CDS encoding YppF family protein — translation MYVNELQQAFMAKKQYEPTSSNELLDFAQQQYLKGCLTLSDYKIAVRELEQIGASKPEFAHEN, via the coding sequence ATGTATGTGAACGAGCTTCAACAAGCTTTTATGGCTAAAAAACAATATGAGCCAACTTCAAGTAATGAGCTGCTAGACTTCGCGCAGCAGCAGTATTTAAAAGGTTGTTTAACACTATCCGATTATAAAATCGCCGTTCGTGAGCTGGAACAAATCGGAGCTTCAAAACCCGAATTTGCACACGAGAATTAA
- a CDS encoding YppG family protein: MYNQQNPYPYYMQNQWEEERFDLSQVYPFPEYHQQPWHHTQLPQQPYAQVPPQMQYVNNQQQYPFYQNGMPFPNPYPKGNQQMKQQPNQFQSLMSQFKSSDGNYDVNKMMNTAGQMMGAMNQLTTLVKGFTGIFKI, encoded by the coding sequence ATGTATAATCAACAGAATCCTTATCCATATTACATGCAGAATCAATGGGAAGAAGAACGGTTTGATTTAAGTCAGGTGTACCCATTTCCAGAATACCATCAGCAGCCATGGCATCATACACAGTTGCCGCAACAGCCTTATGCTCAAGTTCCACCTCAAATGCAATATGTAAACAATCAACAGCAATATCCTTTTTATCAAAATGGAATGCCTTTTCCAAATCCTTATCCAAAAGGTAATCAGCAAATGAAGCAGCAGCCTAACCAATTTCAGTCGTTAATGTCTCAATTTAAATCTTCAGACGGGAATTACGACGTCAATAAAATGATGAATACCGCGGGGCAAATGATGGGAGCAATGAATCAATTAACAACTTTAGTAAAAGGGTTTACTGGTATCTTTAAAATATAA
- a CDS encoding CotH kinase family protein, producing MGIVTYSVFANVRDFKELKADIWSEDAIPAVMKVHKKRYEIGLTLRGSHIREMRKKSYYVEFYSPKKFGQTNEIHLNAEYKDPSLVRNKLSLDFFSDLGVLSPKSQFVHLTINGKNEGVYLQLESVNEYFLTKRNLPKGSIFYAVDGDANFSLMSDLDEKPKESLQSGYETKVAYGADEEALEYFIYNLNTWTNQEFEDNIEKHLEVDRYLAWLVGVICLQNFDGFVHNYALYRNSDTKCFELLPWDYDATWGRDVNGDEMESNYVRMEGFNTLTARLLAISKFKNQYIKKMNSVLDHQFTVNYMKPRVEDLHQLILPYVEKDPYLQHKLATFYQEPAFICNFIKEREAYLRKSMKSF from the coding sequence ATGGGAATTGTCACCTATTCTGTTTTTGCTAATGTTCGGGATTTTAAAGAGTTAAAAGCTGATATTTGGTCTGAAGATGCAATACCTGCAGTGATGAAAGTCCATAAAAAAAGGTATGAAATTGGTTTAACCTTAAGGGGATCACACATTCGAGAAATGAGAAAGAAATCGTACTATGTGGAGTTTTATTCACCAAAGAAATTTGGGCAAACCAACGAAATTCATCTCAATGCAGAATACAAAGATCCCTCGTTAGTTCGAAATAAGCTATCGCTGGATTTCTTTTCAGATCTTGGCGTACTATCACCTAAATCACAGTTTGTTCATCTTACCATTAACGGGAAAAATGAAGGCGTGTATTTACAGTTAGAATCGGTAAATGAGTATTTCTTAACAAAGCGTAATTTGCCAAAAGGCTCTATTTTCTATGCTGTAGACGGAGATGCAAACTTCTCGTTAATGAGTGATTTGGATGAGAAGCCAAAAGAATCACTTCAATCAGGGTACGAAACAAAAGTAGCATATGGAGCAGATGAAGAAGCATTAGAATATTTTATTTACAATTTAAATACATGGACAAATCAAGAATTTGAAGATAACATTGAAAAGCACTTAGAAGTAGATCGCTATTTGGCTTGGTTAGTGGGAGTAATTTGCCTTCAAAATTTTGATGGTTTTGTTCATAACTATGCTTTGTACCGAAACAGTGATACGAAGTGCTTTGAACTTCTTCCTTGGGATTATGATGCTACATGGGGACGCGATGTTAATGGAGATGAAATGGAAAGTAACTATGTAAGAATGGAAGGGTTTAATACGTTAACAGCACGTTTATTGGCTATATCAAAATTTAAGAATCAGTATATTAAAAAAATGAATTCTGTGTTAGATCATCAGTTCACCGTTAATTATATGAAACCAAGAGTTGAAGACCTTCATCAATTAATTTTACCTTATGTAGAAAAAGATCCGTATCTACAGCACAAGTTAGCAACCTTTTATCAAGAGCCTGCGTTTATTTGTAATTTTATTAAAGAAAGAGAAGCCTATTTAAGAAAATCCATGAAGTCTTTTTGA
- a CDS encoding PLP-dependent aspartate aminotransferase family protein: MHIETLLVRSGVNRDPATGSITTPIYQASTFAHPRLGESTGYDYARTANPTRTALEEAITALEAGEVGAAFASGMAGVMAVLALFKNGDHLIVSEDLYGGTYRVLNDIFAEQGIEVTYVNTAHLDQVKAAVKQNTKALFIETPTNPMMHVTDLKGIIELAKESDLLTIVDNTFMSPYYQRPLTLGADIVIHSASKYIGGHNDVVAGLVVTRCCELGEKIRFYQNAAGAILGPQDSWLLLRGIKTLALRMEKHNENALKISNWLTKHKLVEKVYYPGLESHPGYHVMKQQAGGFGGMISFAVTDPKIVPVLLENIKVITFAESLGGVESLMTFPARQTHADIPEEIRNRVGVTNCLLRLSVGIEHADDLIQDLKEAFDAYKQ; encoded by the coding sequence ATGCATATTGAAACACTACTTGTTCGTTCAGGTGTCAATCGAGACCCTGCTACAGGCTCTATTACTACACCGATTTATCAAGCATCCACGTTTGCACATCCCCGTTTAGGAGAAAGCACAGGATATGACTATGCTAGAACGGCTAATCCAACAAGGACAGCGTTAGAAGAAGCGATTACAGCGTTAGAAGCAGGAGAAGTTGGAGCGGCATTTGCTTCAGGAATGGCAGGAGTTATGGCTGTACTTGCTTTGTTTAAAAACGGTGATCATTTAATCGTCTCTGAAGATTTATATGGTGGTACATACAGAGTTTTAAATGATATTTTTGCTGAGCAAGGTATAGAAGTAACGTATGTGAATACTGCTCATTTAGATCAAGTTAAGGCAGCAGTAAAGCAGAATACGAAAGCATTGTTCATTGAAACACCAACCAACCCAATGATGCACGTAACGGATTTAAAAGGAATTATTGAACTTGCTAAAGAAAGTGATTTGTTAACAATTGTTGATAATACGTTTATGTCACCATACTACCAAAGGCCACTTACTCTCGGAGCTGATATTGTAATTCATAGCGCTAGTAAATACATTGGTGGTCACAATGACGTAGTGGCTGGCTTAGTCGTTACGCGATGTTGCGAGTTAGGTGAAAAAATTCGCTTTTATCAAAATGCAGCTGGTGCAATCTTAGGTCCGCAAGATAGCTGGTTATTGTTACGAGGTATTAAAACGCTTGCTTTACGCATGGAGAAACATAACGAAAATGCACTGAAAATTTCGAATTGGCTGACTAAACATAAGTTAGTTGAGAAAGTTTATTACCCAGGTCTTGAATCACACCCAGGCTATCATGTAATGAAGCAACAAGCAGGAGGCTTTGGGGGGATGATTTCCTTTGCTGTAACGGACCCGAAAATTGTGCCAGTTTTACTTGAGAACATAAAAGTTATTACCTTTGCTGAAAGTCTAGGTGGTGTAGAGAGCTTAATGACGTTTCCAGCACGTCAAACTCATGCAGACATCCCAGAAGAAATTCGAAACCGAGTCGGCGTAACGAATTGTTTATTGCGCTTATCTGTTGGAATCGAACACGCAGATGATTTAATTCAAGACTTAAAGGAGGCATTTGATGCATACAAACAATAA
- a CDS encoding PLP-dependent aspartate aminotransferase family protein has protein sequence MHTNNKHSFGTKLIHAKTGIDGHFGAVNVPIYQVSTFNLEDETNGGRYDYSRSGNPTREALENTIAQLENGAAGFAFSSGMAAVSSVLCLFKAGDEIIVSNDIYGGTYRVLTRLFSKFGIKTTFVNMANVDEVEKVISGQTKAIYIESPSNPFLQVTDIKSVAALAKRYGLLTIVDNTFMTPYLQQPINLGANIVIHSATKYISGHSDVIGGLVVVSDERLADEVKFVQNAFGAILGPQDCFLFLRGIKTLKVRLDQQQQTALELAKWLEKQDDIEAVYYPGLKTHPDYELITEQANGYGAIISFKLKSNELAQHILKNVRLSSIGVSLGAVESILTHPATMSHASIPQEVREQKGITESLLRLSVGLEEYEDLREDFNNALISFQEKVVTK, from the coding sequence ATGCATACAAACAATAAACATTCATTCGGCACAAAGTTAATTCACGCAAAAACAGGTATTGATGGACATTTCGGAGCGGTAAATGTTCCAATTTATCAAGTGTCTACTTTTAATCTCGAAGACGAAACCAACGGTGGGCGTTATGATTATTCACGTTCAGGTAATCCAACACGAGAAGCTTTAGAAAATACGATTGCGCAGCTTGAAAACGGAGCTGCAGGATTTGCATTTTCATCAGGTATGGCCGCTGTATCATCTGTTCTTTGTTTATTTAAAGCAGGAGATGAAATTATCGTTTCAAATGATATTTATGGTGGCACTTATCGTGTGTTAACAAGATTGTTTTCCAAGTTTGGCATTAAAACCACTTTTGTTAACATGGCAAATGTAGACGAAGTAGAGAAAGTCATTTCAGGCCAAACAAAAGCAATTTACATTGAAAGTCCATCAAATCCTTTCCTACAGGTAACGGATATTAAAAGTGTTGCAGCACTAGCTAAACGTTATGGCCTGCTAACAATTGTTGATAATACGTTTATGACACCTTACTTGCAGCAGCCAATTAATTTAGGAGCAAATATTGTGATTCATAGTGCAACAAAGTATATTAGTGGTCATAGTGATGTGATTGGTGGATTAGTTGTTGTAAGTGATGAAAGACTTGCTGACGAAGTGAAGTTTGTTCAAAATGCATTTGGAGCTATTTTGGGGCCACAGGATTGCTTTTTATTTCTACGAGGTATTAAAACATTAAAAGTGAGATTAGATCAACAGCAACAAACAGCTTTAGAGTTAGCTAAATGGCTTGAAAAACAAGATGACATTGAAGCGGTTTATTATCCAGGGCTGAAGACACATCCTGATTATGAATTGATTACTGAACAAGCAAACGGATACGGAGCAATTATTTCATTTAAATTGAAAAGTAATGAACTCGCTCAGCATATATTAAAAAACGTGCGTTTATCTTCAATTGGTGTAAGCCTGGGCGCAGTTGAATCGATCTTAACACACCCAGCGACAATGTCTCACGCTAGCATTCCACAGGAAGTGAGAGAGCAAAAAGGCATCACAGAATCACTTTTACGCTTATCAGTTGGACTTGAAGAGTATGAAGATTTAAGGGAAGACTTTAACAATGCGCTAATTTCTTTTCAAGAAAAAGTCGTAACTAAATAA
- a CDS encoding SIMPL domain-containing protein (The SIMPL domain is named for its presence in mouse protein SIMPL (signalling molecule that associates with mouse pelle-like kinase). Bacterial member BP26, from Brucella, was shown to assemble into a channel-like structure, while YggE from E. coli has been associated with resistance to oxidative stress.), with protein sequence MHPSMFPYNHQPPPSREENERELKVIGEGRITAVPDGISIIIGVRTENLSVQQALKENTTVSNTMIDGFQNAGIEQSDIETASFTINPKYDYTDGKTTLVGYEVQHLFEVHVEDIKQAGEVYAISVASGGNVAEDIRFFVKDPTPYEKQALSQAVQHAGEKATAIADTLGVPLNPIPLEVNERTQQPPGGYIVAAKTLGSAPPIQTQSLTVVSAVEVTYRY encoded by the coding sequence ATGCATCCATCCATGTTTCCATATAATCACCAGCCCCCACCATCACGTGAAGAAAACGAGCGTGAGTTAAAAGTAATAGGAGAAGGCCGAATTACTGCTGTTCCTGATGGAATTTCAATTATTATTGGTGTTCGTACAGAAAACTTAAGCGTACAGCAAGCGTTAAAAGAAAATACTACCGTTTCAAATACAATGATTGATGGCTTTCAAAATGCTGGAATTGAACAAAGTGATATTGAAACAGCATCGTTTACTATTAATCCGAAATATGACTACACTGATGGCAAAACGACATTAGTTGGATACGAGGTACAGCATTTATTTGAAGTCCATGTTGAAGATATTAAACAAGCTGGTGAAGTGTACGCTATCTCTGTTGCAAGCGGTGGAAACGTAGCAGAAGATATTCGCTTTTTTGTGAAAGATCCAACACCCTATGAAAAGCAAGCTCTCTCTCAAGCCGTTCAGCACGCTGGAGAAAAAGCAACAGCTATTGCAGATACACTAGGTGTTCCCCTAAATCCTATTCCGCTGGAAGTCAATGAGCGGACGCAACAGCCTCCTGGTGGCTACATAGTGGCAGCTAAGACACTTGGGTCTGCTCCTCCGATTCAAACGCAGTCTTTGACAGTTGTATCAGCTGTGGAAGTGACATACAGATATTAG